From the Cryptosporidium parvum Iowa II chromosome 2, whole genome shotgun sequence genome, one window contains:
- a CDS encoding protein kinase domain, with translation MSKCNGSGNNSFALKDNKFLFTNDNFGSNISACQESNKYVTSEEKPLLLLLDGINQKFHTDKAFSRKRSIESNEYESIINKGLKTKRIHEHEISSIKSSDKKDYSDVTPDTLLGCYANLTKLGVRIDDYFLIISKINSNKRSQDKSDNAVSGNGNPERENNNRPKLYWAKHIATGFPVVIKVVKKTRIMSSFPGSYSIWKKLCLKLLNLPYHPNVMKIYQVLEDEENFYLVMEGLEGGELFQFLITEQAIPEETCKYIIRQILESVNHLHCLKMLHRDVKPENIMFRYKRREEKPYSPMSASSFSTFEGTDDKLGQEIKSKEESIAHLSLKSSKEYFEVVLVDFDTCELMDSKPHVQMIRMKKRLVGTFGYLAPEVLNGGEYSAASDLWSIGIILYILMTGIPPLRIDLMCDYPKALEVLKVISDQGGFQFDAPPLPDFPLAQDLCIRLLQWDPKKRIQSCQQALKHPWLVDSFKYNPIGPIYKQILCNTDVKEMFKRKDISKHMKEIEDIEELDT, from the coding sequence ATGTCCAAATGCAATGGTTCGGGGAATAACTCATTTGCACTAAAAGATAACAAATTCCTGTTTACTAATGATAACTTCGGAAGTAACATTAGTGCTTGCCAGGAATCCAATAAATATGTAACAAGTGAGGAGAAACCACTTTTATTGCTACTAGATGGTATAAATCAAAAGTTTCATACTGATAAAGCTTTTTCACGAAAAAGGTCAATCGAATCAAATGAATATGAATCCATAATAAATAAGGGACTAAAGACTAAACGTATTCATGAACATGAAATTTCCTCAATCAAAAGCTCTgataaaaaagattattcTGATGTTACTCCTGATACTCTCCTTGGCTGCTATGCTAACTTAACAAAACTGGGTGTAAGAATAGACGactattttttaataatttcaaaaattaatagcAACAAAAGATCGCAAGATAAATCTGATAACGCTGTGAGTGGGAATGGAAACCCAGAAAGAGAGAATAATAATCGTCCAAAACTTTATTGGGCAAAGCATATTGCAACAGGATTTCCAGTTGTTATAAAAGTAGTTAAAAAAACTAGAATTATGTCATCATTTCCCGGAAGTTATTCAATTTGGAAAAAACTAtgtttgaaattattaaatttaccATATCATCCTAAtgtaatgaaaatttaCCAAGTTCTTGAAGATGAGGAAAATTTTTATCTGGTAATGGAAGGCTTGGAAGGCGGAGaactttttcaatttttaattacaGAGCAAGCTATTCCGGAAGAAActtgtaaatatattattagacAAATATTAGAAAGTGTGAACCATTTACATTGCTTAAAGATGCTTCATCGTGATGTAAAAcctgaaaatattatgtTCAGATACAAAAGAAGAGAGGAAAAACCATATTCTCCAATGTCAGcatcatcattttctaCTTTTGAAGGGACCGATGACAAATTAGGacaagaaataaaaagCAAAGAGGAAAGTATTGCTCACCTTTCATTAAAGTCTTCTAAGGAGTATTTTGAGGTTGTACTGGTTGATTTTGACACTTGCGAGCTAATGGATAGCAAACCGCACGTACAAATGATTAGGATGAAGAAGAGGCTAGTTGGCACATTCGGTTATCTTGCCCCCGAAGTATTAAATGGAGGTGAATATTCTGCAGCTTCAGACCTATGGAGTATAGGGATAATACTCTATATACTAATGACAGGAATTCCTCCACTTAGGATTGACTTAATGTGCGATTACCCTAAAGCTTTGGAAGTGCTAAAGGTAATAAGTGATCAAGGAGGATTTCAATTCGACGCGCCGCCTTTACCTGATTTTCCTTTAGCACAAGACCTATGTATAAGGCTCTTACAATGGGATccaaagaaaagaattcaatCTTGCCAGCAAGCACTAAAACATCCGTGGCTGGTTgattcttttaaatataatccAATAGGACCAATATATAAGCAAATTCTATGTAACACAGATGTAAAAGAGATgttcaaaagaaaagatatAAGCAAACATATGAAAGAGATAGAAGATATAGAAGAATTGGATAcataa
- a CDS encoding cyclophilin-like protein gives MSVRIITNYGDLKFELFCSQCPKACKNFLALSASGYYKNTIFHKNIKGFIIQGGDPTGTGKGGESIYGRYFDDEIYPELKYDRRGILSMASKGASKKPNTNGSQFFITYSSLPQLNGEYVIFGKLIDGFETLNTLENCPSDKSHKPIDEIIIKDIVIHSNPIADQEILD, from the coding sequence ATGTCAGTTAgaataataacaaattaCGGAGACCTAAAATTTGAGCTATTCTGTTCTCAATGCCCAAAAGCCTGCAAAAATTTCCTTGCTCTTTCAGCAAGTGGCTACTAtaaaaatacaatttttCACAAGAATATAAAGGGATTTATCATACAAGGTGGTGACCCAACTGGCACAGGAAAGGGCGGAGAGAGTATCTATGGGAGATATTTTGATGATGAGATTTATCCAGAATTGAAGTATGATAGGAGAGGTATTCTTTCGATGGCAAGCAAAGGCGCTAGTAAAAAACCAAATACAAACGGTTCACAGTTTTTTATAACTTATTCAAGTTTACCGCAACTTAATGGAGAGTATGTTATTTTTGGTAAGCTGATAGATGGTTTTGAAACTCTAAATACGTTAGAAAACTGTCCATCTGACAAATCCCACAAACCAATTGAcgaaataattattaaagatataGTTATTCATTCAAACCCTATTGCTGACCAAGAAATACTTGATTAA
- a CDS encoding calcineurin like phosphatase with 3x Efhand domains at N-terminus, producing the protein MEVSSIYGPNILNSKFANTDFHAGAKNAERISSKVIRPEQWHPWKSFSRLMDEAILEMGWQERYSILRDIVSKYGKRKNGYLTQDEFLNILNDNPITDEQYRTVFYNLMDRNQDGIVSEVEFTSGMLSLSPLAKNDPKTSIGQLRLQFIFLYYDTDRNGLLNLNELKRMIIHISSIRSLAKKTISMSESKAREYAIHLIAHYDGVFGFNAFYNSVKNNILKGTGWLLRTHLDLVDFINDNINAEYSSNNDINKHGSFISNFSSKNCLKSTFDQNLEQVQHTELAGLKLTSALAEQTNMNSRLNKLSFEAGKVQNDIKLNSKGILDLFPYNFQNQAFSSLEQRVIEYYMNILTNSENKSDFEEKMYINNILNCSEIMDLCDRAVQIIRGEDSLIKIKGNNSVRIFGGIHGQLIDLLYFFEQFSWPHFHRGDILSMKYVFLGDYVDGGKFSLEVISILFSLKIMFPDKIFLLRGNHEDASVNLTYGFHFECKQKFGINGEAIWERINDAFEFFSISALIDDQVLCLHSGIGKSIKSVENLSGIPKPIHVKSELINKSDCNNRLSESDRYVFECLWSEMIDQTSSDDSHNFINETDVEHTRDAEIFEKNMYCYDSYDVEDFMNTNSIKLIVKTNDYCKRGYGYNANGRVVSLNSATNFCNNFCNDAAVLVITRCLDNQLIQYNQIIKYQTIDNSFGWFDQINSELKQNNFSDKFNTKFEKSKGENCQFRELPNKKSYALNSVTMKTPNSSSTFNYSLSPKSSTRLVNTDEKPITPARIMNLNGRPVNLTAF; encoded by the coding sequence ATGGAAGTCTCTTCAATTTATGGGCCTAATATTCTCAACTCTAAATTTGCAAACACTGATTTTCACGCAGGCGCTAAGAATGCTGAAAGAATCTCTTCCAAAGTTATTCGTCCAGAGCAGTGGCACCCCTGGAAAAGTTTTAGCAGGCTTATGGATGAAGCTATATTAGAAATGGGCTGGCAAGAGAGATATTCAATACTACGTGACATTGTTTCTAAATACgggaaaagaaaaaacGGCTACTTAACACAGGACGagtttttgaatatattaaatgataaCCCAATTACAGACGAGCAATATAGAACTGTATTTTATAACCTCATGGACCGAAACCAAGATGGTATTGTTAGTGAAGTTGAATTTACATCAGGAATGTTAAGTTTAAGTCCTTTAGCGAAAAATGATCCTAAAACTAGTATTGGGCAGCTTAGATTACAATTTATCTTCCTCTATTATGACACAGATAGGAATGGCCTCCTTAActtaaatgaattaaaaagaatgattattcatatttctTCCATCAGATCATTAGctaaaaaaacaatatcAATGAGCGAGTCTAAAGCAAGAGAATATGCTATTCATTTAATTGCTCATTACGATGGAGTATTTGGTTTTAATGCATTTTATAATTCTgtgaaaaataatatcttaAAAGGAACAGGCTGGCTATTGCGAACTCATCTAGATTTGGTGGATTTTATCAACGACAATATTAATGCTGAATATAgttcaaataatgatattaataaacatGGGTCATttatatcaaatttttcttcaaaaaattgCCTCAAAAGCACCTTTGATCAAAATTTGGAGCAAGTTCAGCATACGGAGTTAGCTGGGTTAAAATTGACTTCTGCACTCGCAGAACAAACAAATATGAATAGCAGACTCAATAAACTTTCCTTTGAGGCTGGTAAAGTCCAAAATGACATAAAACTAAATTCTAAAGGTATATTGGATTTATTCCCTTACAATTTCCAAAATCAGGCATTTAGTTCTTTGGAACAGCGAGTAATAGAATACtatatgaatattttaacaaactctgaaaataaatctgattttgaagaaaaaatgtatATAAACAACATATTAAATTGCTCAGAAATAATGGATTTGTGTGATCGAGCTGTGCAAATTATCAGAGGTGAGGATAGTCTGATTAAAATAAAGGGAAATAACTCTGTTAGAATTTTTGGAGGCATTCATGGGCAGCTAATTGACCTATTGTATTTTTTCGAACAATTCTCATGGCCTCATTTCCATAGAGGGGACATATTATCGATGAAATATGTTTTCTTGGGAGACTATGTTGATGGAGGAAAGTTTTCGTTAGAGGTCATTTCTATACTCTTTTCTCTAAAGATAATGTTTCCTGAtaagatatttttattgCGTGGCAACCATGAAGATGCATCAGTTAACTTGACTTATGGATTTCATTTTGAATGTAAGCAgaaatttggaataaatgGTGAGGCTATTTGGGAAAGGATTAATGATGcctttgaatttttttcgATTTCTGCGTTGATTGATGATCAAGTGTTATGTCTACATTCAGGAATTGgtaaaagtattaaaagTGTTGAAAATTTATCAGGTATCCCCAAGCCAATCCACGTAAAatcagaattaataaacaaaagtGATTGTAATAATAGATTATCTGAGAGTGATAGATACGTGTTTGAATGTCTTTGGTCAGAAATGATAGATCAAACAAGTTCTGATGACTCTCataattttataaatgAGACGGATGTAGAACACACAAGAGATGCcgaaatttttgaaaaaaatatgtatTGCTATGATTCTTATGACGTTGAAGACTTTATGAATACAAACTCAATAAAGCTAATAGTAAAAACAAACGACTACTGCAAAAGAGGATATGGATATAACGCAAATGGCAGAGTTGTCTCTTTAAATTCTGCAACCAATTTTTGCAACAATTTTTGCAATGATGCTGCTGTATTAGTTATTACAAGATGCCTTGACAACCAATTGATCCAATacaatcaaataattaagtATCAAACCATAGATAATTCTTTCGGGTGGTTTGATCAGAttaattctgaattaaAGCAAAACAACTTTAGTGACAAATTTAATaccaaatttgaaaagtCTAAAGGTGAAAATTGTCAGTTTAGAGAATTACCTAATAAAAAAAGCTACGCACTCAATTCGGTAACAATGAAAACTCCGAATAGTAGTAGCACATTCAATTATTCTCTAAGCCCAAAAAGCAGCACTAGACTTGTGAATACGGACGAGAAGCCAATTACACCTGCAAGAATAATGAATCTTAATGGCAGACCTGTAAATCTAACTGcattttag
- a CDS encoding dolichyl-diphosphooligosaccharide-protein glycosyltransferase beta subunit (Wbp1p) → MLKLFILFIYSFIYLIEAGSGTLGEAPKQIFNADLASLELLILTNSNEKSIKQKYSIFISNLVSAGHEITIKTYNRYSQEQDLELFLYDEFLYNNIIILDIDNSDVHPSFPMSYVPKILNFIDRGGNLMIFVDTIDDTNLNIGENKAIIRLAKECAGIEFLPQNTRLFDVTTDGVGKSSKIFSNNFIESDAIFSPENFTKKGILYHGVGFSNSIPSNELVIPILTACHTCISVNNDIKSKSISLFGNYISSSTGEEIGLVMALQGRNGARATFTSDGKLCSDETIKSNSENSEFCKDIFLWSFQQKGLIKIAEISHRKLNDSFETIVENYDETLNYTVEDIVRFSAEFYKFSNDKWENYDSEDIQLEFTMLDPYIRTYLKQSEEESRRSTFSSTFKIPEVWGVYKFVINHKRIGYNTISYESITTVRNFRHDQNERFNISAMPYYSAFILTIISFCYFTLLFITKSSI, encoded by the coding sequence atgctcaagctttttattcttttcatctattcttttatatatttaatagaaGCAGGTTCTGGTACACTTGGTGAAGCTCctaaacaaatatttaatgcAGATCTAGCCAGCTTGGAATTACTAATTTTGACAAATTCCAACGAAAAAAGCATCAAACAAAAGTACTCAATATTCATTTCAAATCTCGTCTCAGCCGGCCATGAAATCACAATAAAAACTTATAATCGTTATTCCCAGGAGCAAGATCTAGAGTTATTTCTTTATGATGAGTTTCTCTATAAcaacattattattctaGATATAGATAATTCAGATGTGCACCCTTCCTTTCCAATGTCATACGTACCAAAAATCTTAAATTTCATTGATAGAGGAGGaaatttgatgatattTGTTGATACAATCGATGAcacaaatttaaatattggaGAAAATAAGGCAATAATTCGATTAGCAAAGGAGTGTGCAGGAATAGAATTTCTACCTCAAAATACTCGCTTATTTGATGTTACTACAGATGGAGTTGGtaaatcatcaaaaatattttcaaacaattttattgaatcaGATGCAATTTTTTCTCCAGAAAATTTTACGAAAAAAGGGATTTTATATCATGGCGTAGGCTTTTCCAATTCTATTCCTAGTAACGAGCTTGtaattccaatattgaCAGCTTGCCATACATGTATTTCAGTTAATAATGAcataaaatcaaaatctaTTAGTTTGTTTGGAAACTACATTAGTTCTAGTACTGGGGAAGAAATTGGGTTAGTAATGGCTCTTCAAGGTAGAAACGGCGCAAGAGCAACATTTACTAGCGACGGAAAATTGTGTAGCGACGAAACAATAAAAAGTAATAGTGAAAATTCTGAATTTTGCAAAGATATTTTTCTATGGTCATTTCAACAAAAAggattaataaaaattgcaGAAATTTCACACAGAAAGCTGAATGACAGCTTTGAAACGATTGTTGAAAATTACGATGAAACATTGAATTATACAGTTGAAGATATAGTTCGTTTCTCCGCTgaattttataaattttctAACGATAAATGGGAAAATTACGACTCAGAGGATATTCAACTTGAATTTACGATGCTAGATCCATATATACGAACTTACTTGAAGCAAAGCGAAGAAGAGTCTCGAAGATCAACATTTAGCAGCACATTTAAAATCCCTGAAGTTTGGGGAGTCTAtaaatttgtaattaatCATAAAAGAATTGGTTATAATACAATATCATATGAATCAATTACAACTGTTCGCAATTTTCGTCATGATCAAAATGaaagattcaatatttctGCAATGCCATATTACTCAGCATTTATTTTAactattatttctttctgTTATTTCACATTActatttattacaaaaagcagtatttga
- a CDS encoding DNA replication licensing factor MCM3 like, with amino-acid sequence MLSSLSDSELSEQLIQVYKSFLQGNDEYSSKIKQMAVENIESGRILIELGDLRKISDELPQKIINEPYLYVSPFEEVIKDLVDLEREIDKNSPLKSSQFNARVGFSGWFGRNHLTPRGLTASNINKMVCVEGIISQCSIVKPKLVKSVHISKGHLIGQNDISGGANQAFVEVRGHRDISCLIKDRYIQSGVPSEDGQGNKMEVEIGLCRYKDTQKMTLQELPEMIPTGQLPRSIEIIAEDDLVETIKPGDRVKIVGVYKPISRRENNAITGIFKVVIVANNIQLLNKNVTSPELTPQEIRIMKEISNRDDAFEILSRSFASSLCGHEYIKKGLLLGILGGAEHNLENGTHIRGDIHTLLIGEPSCGKSQLLRFVMSIAPLAISTTGRGCSGVGLTAAVTHDPDTKERRLEAGATVLADRGIVCIDEFDKMSFSDRVAIHEVMEQQRVTIAKAGIQASLNARCSIFAAANPVYGHFDDFMELSRQIAFPDSLLSRFDLIFIVKDSRNSQQDRKIAAQVLAQVRYNKNSSINDTRINKANNNFVIQPEYKDNDSNEKNEMNDIWQPLSNKIADKRSQNNSKGSSEDKVLTTSFLRKYIHYCKYVRNTPKLTDEAAELVARIFTELRAKCMNQSKGGTTCTTRTLEGIIRLATAHSKLKMRDSVIPEDVLIAFELLSYAMFGEVIEKESLLNVVFEKDIENELQQEDNSRNKRREEKKYQRSNHPSKTPELNFLEENEHSIIAPPPSSIVTPSREKINRKESAARGHQVALAAANILREGSNTDHGDFELADFKKKFITSCIAEQFSESGLEAMLEEELLKNIISKSKEKGNNFMITNKDIKEVLRILEEENRLMIAGDTIYSIV; translated from the coding sequence ATGCTTAGTAGTCTTTCAGACAGCGAGCTCTCTGAGCAACTTATTCAAGTATATAAAAGTTTTTTGCAAGGTAATGACGAATATTCGTCCAAAATCAAGCAAATGGCAGTTGAAAATATAGAGTCAGGGCGTATTCTTATAGAATTAGGTGATTTAAGGAAGATAAGTGATGAACTTCCCCAGAAAATTATCAATGAGCCTTACTTGTATGTATCCCCATTTGAAGAGgtaattaaagatttagTGGATCTAGAAAGAGAGATTGATAAAAATTCGCCATTAAAATCTTCACAATTTAATGCGAGGGTTGGGTTCAGTGGTTGGTTTGGACGTAATCATCTGACGCCGCGTGGCCTTACTGcaagtaatattaacaaaatgGTTTGTGTTGAAGGTATAATTTCGCAATGCTCTATTGTTAAACCGAAATTAGTTAAATCTGTCCATATTTCCAAAGGCCATTTAATTGGTCAAAATGATATTTCAGGTGGAGCAAATCAGGCTTTTGTCGAAGTTAGAGGGCATCGCGATATTTCTTGCTTAATAAAAGATCGTTATATTCAGAGTGGCGTTCCATCAGAAGATGGACAAGGTAACAAAATGGAGGTGGAAATAGGCTTATGCAGATATAAAGATACCCAAAAAATGACACTACAGGAGTTGCCTGAAATGATACCTACTGGGCAGCTACCTAGGAGCATTGAAATAATAGCAGAAGATGATTTGGTTGAGACAATTAAGCCTGGGGATAGAGTTAAGATTGTGGGGGTCTACAAACCAATTTCAAGACGAGAAAACAATGCAATAACTGGAATTTTTAAGGTTGTAATTGTtgcaaataatattcaattactaaataaaaatgttaCTTCTCCTGAATTAACTCCTCAagaaataagaataatGAAAGAGATTTCAAATAGAGATGACGCTTTTGAGATTTTGTCAAGATCATTTGCATCCTCCCTTTGTGGGCATGAATACATTAAAAAAGGCTTATTGCTGGGGATATTAGGGGGTGCAGAACATAATCTTGAAAATGGAACACATATCAGGGGCGATATACATACATTGTTAATAGGAGAACCTTCTTGTGGTAAATCTCAATTGTTAAGATTCGTTATGTCAATTGCTCCGTTGGCAATTAGTACCACAGGAAGGGGCTGTTCAGGAGTAGGCTTAACTGCGGCAGTTACTCATGATCCAGATACAAAGGAAAGAAGACTAGAAGCTGGAGCAACAGTATTAGCAGATAGAGGAATAGTATGtattgatgaatttgataaaatgaGTTTTTCAGATAGGGTTGCAATCCACGAAGTTATGGAACAACAGAGAGTTACTATTGCTAAGGCAGGAATACAGGCTTCTCTGAATGCAAGATGTTCTATTTTTGCAGCTGCAAACCCAGTATATGGCCATTTTGATGACTTTATGGAACTTAGCAGGCAAATTGCTTTTCCTGATTCTTTATTGTCAAGgtttgatttaatatttattgtaaAAGATTCTAGAAACTCTCAGCAAGATCGAAAAATCGCTGCACAAGTTCTTGCACAAGTTAGATATAATAAGAATTCATCAATAAATGATACAAGAATAAATAAGGCaaacaataattttgttaTACAGCCTGAGTACAAAGATAATGATTCAAATGAGAAAAATGAGATGAACGATATTTGGCAACCTCTATCTAATAAAATAGCAGATAAGAGATCTCAAAATAACTCAAAGGGTTCATCTGAAGATAAAGTATTAACAACGTCATTTTTAaggaaatatattcattattgtAAATATGTTAGAAATACCCCAAAATTAACCGATGAAGCAGCTGAGCTAGTAGCGAGAATTTTTACCGAATTAAGGGCTAAGTGCATGAATCAAAGCAAGGGTGGCACCACTTGCACAACTCGTACACTTGAAGGGATAATTAGATTAGCGACAGCACActcaaaattaaagatgagAGATTCTGTAATCCCAGAAGACGTGTTGATTGCATTTGAATTGCTCAGCTATGCAATGTTTGGAGAAGTTATTGAAAAAGAGAGTCTGCTTAATGTAGTATTTGAGAAAGATATCGAAAACGAACTACAACAGGAAGATAATTCAAGGAATAAAAGgagagaagaaaaaaagtacCAAAGATCAAATCATCCAAGCAAAACTCCCGAGTTAAATTTTctagaagaaaatgaacaTAGCATTATTGCTCCTCCTCCAAGTTCAATTGTCACTCCCAGTAGGGAAAAAATTAACCGTAAAGAGTCTGCTGCTCGTGGCCACCAAGTTGCTCTTGCTGCAGCAAATATTCTTAGAGAAGGAAGCAATACTGACCATGGAGATTTTGAGCTAGCTgattttaagaaaaaattcattactTCATGTATTGCAGAACAATTTTCTGAATCAGGCCTTGAAGCGATGCTCGAGGAGgaactattaaaaaatattatctcaaaatcaaaagagAAAGGGAATAATTTCATGATCACTAACAAGGATATAAAGGAAGTTTTACGGATcttagaagaagaaaatagaCTTATGATTGCTGGAGATACTATATACTCGATTGTTtag
- a CDS encoding cytidine and deoxycytidylate deaminase family, with translation SEFAVKSNEVPVGCVIVNRTTKEIESEAHNETNISRNGTRHCEIVALEKLIVKLKSTSGKINNSTRLITQNQDEYSNTRFRINLGDIYDLFVTVEPCIMCIGFIDQMGIHNIFYGCKNYRFGGCGSVLDYHHLNKSSKIILTSGICENESIKILKEFYEIGNPKAPENKRKRPLKALNCTLPLYKS, from the exons tcAGAATTTGCAGTAAAAAGTAACGAAGTCCCTGTTGGTTGCGTTATTGTAAATAGAACCACAAAGGAAATTGAATCTGAAGCTCACAACGAAACTAATATATCGAGAAAC GGAACTAGACACTGTGAAATTGTTGctttagaaaaattaatagttAAGTTAAAGAGTACTAGtggaaaaataaataattcaactCGACTGATTACTCAAAATCAAGATGAATACAGTAACACAAGATTTAGGATTAATCTAGGGGATATTTATGACTTATTCGTAACTGTGGAGCCTTGTATTATGTGTATTGGATTTATCGACCAGATGG gaatacataatatattttatggATGTAAAAACTATCGCTTTGGTGGTTGCGGATCTGTATTGGACTACcatcatttaaataaaagcTCCAAAATCATCTTAACTTCCGGAATCTGtgaaaatgaatcaattaaaataCTAAAAGAGTTTTATGAAATTGGGAACCCAAAAGCTCCAGAAAATAAGAGAAAAAGGCCACTAAAAGCATTAAATTGCACATTACCATTGTACAAAagttaa
- a CDS encoding extracellular protein with signal peptide, 5xEGF and apple domains, whose amino-acid sequence MNLYNNPLLEVRIPRVVIITFVFIIWIRRTNQQVINACTIGNNPCTENAECYVETLFIGAPKCRCPNGFQGDGLIGGTGCQDIDECTMGIHTCEPKTQRCINTIGSYECECLSGFRKHEQRLNVCVDIDECMELSVCPSSTLCINTEGSFKCECLDRELIFDQGRCRPINKCTDFNGRLNDCSQNCVMGSDGRGKCECNPGFKLHEDRKTCVDINECEENNPCDLSISSCINTPGSYICDCFKSAGYMTSPINNKICININECEEDPMICGDLNMCCKDLAPPDKYECVFPSINSEVINRIDVNNHSKEGMKNVEGEHKNLENNSKYIQNNKISRKWIETNKEYGNNADSIESNNNSGCYDSDIEYPGYTIQILHSLTSAFDCQLQCQVDLGCDFFTYDMMNRVCLFKAAKSEPKESPGMISGPKYCSYKKINKNKLFPLDSASSQSSLLRRMSSNNNSNKSNQISDNKCPPGFNFAYDIWRKQKNKKTMEVIQKQFGTKQMNSINPVDISEGLQSNTNFMANQINQWYDVFSNVPTTFSNTTKQTNKPVPKLESSNINPGFIAGGIPPPPRGTNFPYNEHYKFNQYQDQNSQIPHKYGHNTPIYGMKSDNSIT is encoded by the coding sequence ATGAATCTATATAATAACCCACTTTTGGAGGTGCGCATTCCTCGTGTAGtaataattacttttgTTTTCATAATTTGGATTAGAAGAACAAATCAACAGGTAATTAATGCATGCACAATAGGAAATAATCCATGTACAGAAAATGCAGAATGCTATGTTGAGACTTTATTCATTGGCGCTCCCAAATGTAGATGCCCAAATGGTTTTCAGGGCGATGGATTAATAGGAGGCACTGGATGCCAGGATATTGATGAGTGCACAATGGGGATTCATACATGCGAGCCTAAAACTCAAAGGTGCATTAATACGATAGGGAGCTATGAATGTGAGTGTCTGAGTGGTTTTAGAAAGCATGAACAACGTTTAAACGTGTGTGTTGATATTGATGAATGTATGGAATTAAGTGTTTGTCCTAGTTCCACGTTGTGTATTAATACCGAAGGATCGTTTAAATGTGAATGTCTTGATAGAGAGCTAATATTTGATCAGGGAAGGTGCCGTCCCATCAATAAATGCACAGATTTTAATGGAAGATTAAATGATTGTTCTCAAAATTGCGTTATGGGGAGTGACGGACGTGGAAAATGTGAATGTAACCCCGGATTTAAGTTGCATGAAGATCGAAAAACATGTGTAGATATAAATGAATGCGAGGAAAATAACCCATGCGACCTTAGCATTTCGAGCTGTATAAATACCCCAGGTAGCTATATTTGTGACTGCTTTAAGTCTGCTGGGTATATGACATCCCCAATTAACAACAAAATATGcattaatataaatgaatGCGAGGAAGATCCAATGATATGTGGTGACCTAAATATGTGTTGCAAAGATTTGGCTCCTCCAGACAAGTATGAATGCGTGTTTCCTAGTATTAATTCGGAAGTCATAAATAGAATCGACGTAAATAACCATTCAAAGGAGGGTATGAAAAATGTAGAAGGTGAACataaaaatttggaaaacAACTCGAAATacattcaaaataataaaatttcaagaaaatgGATTGAAACCAATAAAGAATATGGTAATAATGCTGATTCGattgaaagtaataataatagcgGTTGCTACGACTCAGATATTGAGTATCCAGGCTATactattcaaattttgcATTCATTAACAAGCGCATTTGATTGCCAATTACAATGCCAAGTAGACTTGGGATGTGACTTCTTCACCTATGATATGATGAATAGGGTATGTCTTTTTAAAGCAGCAAAGTCAGAACCAAAAGAATCTCCTGGGATGATTTCTGGTCCAAAGTATTGTAGTTATAAAAagataaacaaaaataagttATTTCCGCTGGATTCAGCTTCAAGCCAATCATCTCTTCTTCGTAGAATgtcttcaaataataattcaaataagtCAAATCAAATTTCTGACAACAAGTGTCCTCCTGGCTTTAACTTTGCATATGATATTTGGAGGaaacaaaaaaacaaaaaaacaatGGAAGTAATACAAAAACAATTTGGTACAAAACAGATGAATTCAATTAATCCCGTGGATATATCAGAAGGGTTGCAAAGCAATACTAATTTCATGGCAAACCAGATAAATCAATGGTATGATGTATTTTCAAACGTTCCAACCACATTTTCAAACACAACAAAGCAGACAAATAAGCCTGTTCCCAAACTTGAATCATCCAACATTAATCCTGGATTTATTGCAGGAGGTATTCCTCCACCTCCAAGAGGTACAAATTTTCCATACAATGAACATTACAAATTTAATCAATATCAAGACCAGAACAGTCAAATTCCTCATAAATATGGCCACAATACTCCCATATATGGAATGAAATCAGATAATTCAATTACGTGA